One window of the Colletotrichum destructivum chromosome 6, complete sequence genome contains the following:
- a CDS encoding Putative aspartyl/Glutamyl-tRNA(Gln) amidotransferase, subunit B/E, catalytic: MMRIPTRDLARYLLNGQLPHQGCLVAARRPYNRLSARSVPVWSRASRFEYTRATYATATPEAPPVPLRKKLKEEKKQLKKEARSQKPKGSNQTVEGWELTVGIEIHAQLNTARKLFSPAATSFNDDPNSHVALFDVAMPGSQPEFQKETLIPALRAACALNCDIQPVSRFDRKHYFWWDQPAGYQITQYYEPFARNGRIELTARDGIAAEDGEGVTIGIQQIQLEQDTAKTLAQPNDVSWLDFNRVGTPLIEIITKPELHHPRTAAAFVRKVQALLHAVDACVSGMETGGLRADVNVSVRRAGDPDTPLGTRTEIKNLSTIKAVEDAIIAERDRQIAALEAGGVIASETRGWTLGSKHTRRLRGKEGEVDYRYMPDPDLGPLVIGEDLVGRIRDSVRDLPDAELTELIRDYGLTAKDAQSLMSMDDGGRLEYFYKVVGELGRGLAEAEPAGGSSPSPPPLRSYAPLACNWILHEFGRLSADKEDPQNAPPYISPDGRFDRLPHTAVAEILVHLHRRAITGRVAKELLVAAYVGVVPSSVTETIREHDLWFKEMTDDEYRQLAERAVEGEDKVLEEFRGGKKKYPQGKLMYLVGKMMREGDTERIDPSGAEGVMRQLVRERTGAHQE; this comes from the coding sequence ATGATGCGCATCCCGACTCGCGACCTGGCCCGCTATCTGCTCAATGGCCAGCTCCCCCACCAGGGCTGCTTGGTCGCGGCACGGCGCCCCTACAACCGTCTGTCGGCCCGTTCCGTACCAGTATGGTCGCGTGCCTCGCGTTTCGAATACACAAGGGCGACATACGCGACCGCAACGCCGGAAGCACCGCCGGTTCCGCTCaggaagaagctcaaggaggagaagaagcaacTGAAAAAGGAGGCGAGGTCCCAGAAGCCCAAGGGGAGCAACCAGACGGTCGAGGGGTGGGAGTTGACCGTTGGAATCGAGATCCACGCCCAGCTCAACACGGCGCGGAAGCTCTTCTCCCCGGCGGCTACCTCGTTCAACGACGACCCCAACTCCCACGTAGCCCTCTTCGACGTCGCCATGCCCGGCAGCCAGCCTGAGTTCCAAAAGGAGACGCTCATCCCggccctgcgcgccgcctgCGCCCTGAACTGCGACATTCAACCCGTCAGCCGGTTTGACAGGAAACACTACTTCTGGTGGGACCAGCCCGCTGGTTACCAGATCACACAGTACTATGAGCCATTCGCCCGCAACGGCCGGATCGAGCTTACTGCCCGggacggcatcgccgccgaggacggcgagggcgtaACCATCGGCATTCAGCAGATTCAGCTGGAGCAGGACACCGCCAAGACCCTGGCCCAACCGAACGACGTCTCCTGGCTCGACTTCAACCGGGTCGGCACGCCCCTCATCGAGATCATCACCAAGCCAGAGCTGCACCACCCGcgtaccgccgccgccttcgtccgCAAGGTCCAGGCTCTGCTccatgccgtcgacgccTGCGTCTCGGGCATGGAAACGGGCGGCTTGCGCGCCGACGTCAACGTCTCGGTCCGCAGGGCGGGAGATCCGGACACGCCGCTGGGCACGCGGACCGAGATCAAGAACCTGAGCAccatcaaggccgtcgaggacgccatcatcgccgagcgTGACCGGCAGAtcgcggcgctcgaggcTGGCGGGGTCATCGCCAGCGAGACGCGCGGCTGGACGCTGGGCTCTAAGCATACGCGCAGGCTGCGcggcaaggagggcgaggtcgactACCGCTACATGCCAGACCCGGACCTCGGCCCCCTGGTGATCGGCGAGGATCTCGTCGGTCGCATCCGCGACTCCGTCAGGGACCTGCCGGACGCCGAGCTGACGGAGCTGATCCGCGACTATGGGCTGACGGCTAAGGACGCGCAGTCGCTCATGTcgatggacgacggcggcaggCTCGAGTACTTTTACAAGGTCGTCGGGGAGCTCGGCAGGggcctggccgaggcggaaCCTGCCGGCGgttcctcgccgtcgccaccgcccCTGCGCTCCTACGCGCCTCTCGCGTGCAACTGGATCCTCCACGAGTTCGGCCGGCTGAgcgccgacaaggaggaTCCGCAGAACGCGCCGCCCTACATCAGCCCCGACGGCCGCTTCGACAGGCTGCCGcacaccgccgtcgccgagatcctGGTCCACCTGCACCGGCGCGCCATCACCGGCCGGGTCGCCAAGGAACTGCTGGTGGCGGCGTACGTTGGTGTCGTCCCATCCTCCGTCACGGAGACCATCCGGGAGCACGACCTGTGGTTCAAGGAGATGACGGATGACGAGTACCGGCAGCTCGCTGAACgagccgtcgagggcgaggacaaAGTGCTCGAGGAGTTCCGCGgcgggaagaagaagtacCCGCAGGGCAAGCTGATGTACCTCGTCGGCAAGATGATGCGCGAGGGCGACACGGAGCGGATCGACCCGTCGGGCGCCGAGGGAGTCATGCGCCAGCTCGTCCGGGAGCGGACGGGTGCGCATCAGGAATGA
- a CDS encoding Putative DnaJ domain, Chaperone J-domain superfamily: MVLKTPKAFAVCSSNNVLSLFAVPAHHTSITSPPPPPPRRRPSSTTSSVAARSRRTTSRCYATVNSADTTPKSKSQNESSKHRRQQTRPQPPPPWPTCANPTPYDIFDIDKAAPYAKSRFAELVKQYHPDKHHASALDSLAPHTRLERYRLIVLANEILSSPDKRRVYDSCGAGWHIPGASDGGPADPRDIHDLYRRADKAWRHAADNPAMNATWEDWERWHDRRANGERQRPLYMSNATFAALVLAALAVGTVVQTARMDNSSAYILEKKHAHEASISEALRRQGAATAGKGREERIEQFLRERENVNFGFMPSKLEVRPSAPNPK; this comes from the coding sequence ATGGTTCTCAAGACACCAAAGGCGTTCGCCGTCTGCTCGAGCAACAACGTCCTGAGCCTCTTCGCCGTCCCCGCACACCACACATCGATaacgtcaccaccaccaccaccacccagACGACGTCCGTCCTCCACCACCTCATCCGTCGCAGCCCGCTCACGACGAACAACCTCACGATGCTACGCGACTGTCAACAGCGCCGACACAACCCCCAAATCCAAATCCCAAAATGAATCGTCAAAacatcggcggcagcaaaCACGACCACAACCGCCACCCCCTTGGCCGACATGCGCGAACCCCACCCCCTACGACATCTTCGACatcgacaaggccgcccCCTACGCCAAATCCCGCTTCGCCGAGCTCGTGAAGCAGTACCACCCGGACAAGCACCACGCCTCGGCCCTCGACTCGCTGGCCCCGCACACTCGCCTCGAGCGCTACCGCCTCATCGTCCTGGCCAACGAGATCCTCAGCTCCCCCGACAAACGCCGCGTCTACGACTCCTGCGGCGCCGGCTGGCACATCCCCGGCGCCTCCGACGGCGGCCCCGCCGACCCCCGCGACATCCACGACCTCTACCGCCGCGCCGACAAGGCCTGgcgccacgccgccgacaaccCGGCCATGAACGCCACCTGGGAGGACTGGGAGCGCTGGCACGACCGCCGCGCCAACGGCGAGCGTCAGAGGCCCCTGTACATGTCCAACGCTaccttcgccgccctcgtcctcgccgccctcgccgtcggcaccgtcgtGCAGACGGCCCGCATGGACAACTCGTCGGCCTACatcctcgagaagaagcacgcCCACGAGGCCAGCATCAGCGAGGCCCTGCGCCGCCAGGGCGCCGCAACGGCCGGCAAGGGCAGGGAAGAGCGCATCGAGCAGTTTttgagggagagggagaacgTGAACTTTGGTTTCATGCCGAGCAAGCTCGAGGTccggccatcggcgccgaaCCCTAAGTAG
- a CDS encoding Putative 2EXR domain-containing protein yields the protein MHSSKYGKGHQRYGVLGYLPEPGSRESALWDLNRARSPLLRLPPEIREQIYRLLLAARRIHVRHDPRTSTFHCVALRPAANPWDHGPRHVLSRGLTLLVRVCRQLYHETELLPYRECAWSWQTPGLMERYLLTERRMGLAQRRAVREVCVRGVRGFGNLSRRVRGVLGGLEVVWFWEGKGRGRRGEADDALGGWVCEVVERRKVDIGVGRPN from the exons ATGCATTCTTCCAAGTATGGAAAAGGTCACCAAAGGTACGGAGTCTTGGGGTACCTCCCTGAGCCGGGCTCTAGGGAATCTGCATT ATGGGACCTGAATCGCGCCCGGTCGCcgctcctccgcctcccgcCTGAGATCCGCGAACAGATCtaccgcctcctcctcgccgcgcgCCGCATCCACGTGCGCCACGACCCGCGCACCTCGACCTTCCACTGCGTCGCGCTGCGGCCCGCCGCGAACCCCTGGGACCACGGCCCACGCCACGTGCTCAGCCGGGGGCTGACGCTGCTGGTGCGCGTGTGCCGCCAGCTGTACCACGAGACGGAGCTGCTGCCGTACCGCGAGTGCGCGTGGAGCTGGCAGACGCCCGGGCTGATGGAGCGGTACCTGCTGACGGAGCGGCGGATGGGCCTCGCACAGCGGAGGGCTGTGAGGGAGGTCTGCGTGCGTGGGGTCAGGGGGTTCGGGAACCTGAGCCGGCGGGTGAGGGGCGTGCTGGGCGGGTTGGAGGTCGTTTGGTTctgggaagggaaggggaggggacggcGCGGGGAGGCAGACGATGCGCTGGGGGGTTGGGTTTGtgaggtcgtcgagaggaggaaggtTGATATTGGTGTTGGGAGGCCGAATTGA
- a CDS encoding Putative vacuolar protein sorting-associated protein Vps41/Vps8 has translation MTGASDSDRDPPTAAQKGKGPEVAENGGTSVNAPGETAAETAGKETGGGDSASRDDEEEEEEESDEDDDDDDEEDEDDDEDDEDEEPRLKYARLTQHLGPIYRNGDATSSFLVAGDKMIIGTHNGNIHVIQLPMFQSLRVYHAHSASITSISISPNPPPLPTARSEAVQRLAAEAAENVAKQRPASRQSGSSPAAASRRPKEPSPVPNTPSNNVHIATSSMDGNVCVFSLVDTKDVQLRNFARPVQAVALSPDYKNDRTYLSGGLAGQLILTSGGQAGRSTSTTVGTAAATASGWLGSMGLGTNTGKDTILHSGEGTINTIKWSLSGKYVVWLNEHGVKIMRSKLHLESADADDAWKRIGHVDRPQTDEWETMASVWKGRAEWIDEQAVETEDGEPGRADVATTPASESLKQQSVSSTKKIERLLVGWGGTIWIIHVHPGSVGTGKRAGEKSIGRAEIAKHLRMDCIISGISLYTQNLLLVLAYVLPDDDDDDDSKDGDDDKVTRGHKSKISSTTSGSEPSGGIKRRQNNLPPELRLIDLKSQAEIDKDGLSVSRYERLSSGDYHLGVLPAQNAASAVASSRGALEAITGFGSDMWNAAINPRTLFSSGASIRSGNSGDGVSSSQVPSSASGGRRSGTPTVHPNLVKPGVKIFIHSPFDFILATKRDLGDHLGWLLEHQEYQKAWELLDEHPEIMASPPENLHELVPTTPDRNQSSPDDVLDDPYDTSSVMGSTGLARHPNSSAQKEKRRIGELWIRELIEAGNWAEAGKVCGKVLGSSERWEKWVWTFAGADKFDEITDYIPSEPMYPPIPGTIYEVVLNHYIQVDKLRFRELLDRWSTDLFDIKTVTTALENQLKYRNVREDSVEGGEKGRDWKIVMESLARLHEANGRFRESLKCYIKLQDADSAFRLIRDNHLAEAVTDDIPGFIGLRVPNNKREFLREADLEAATSEAITLLVDEAQHGLVKPSAVVSQLQEQDLMLYLFFYLRALYKGEGLEEHSGENRDRLLMDSQSQVDEFADLAVELFAKWEQPLLMSFLKSSTSYKFEKAVQECEKYKYYDELVHLYSKTGEMKRALYLIIDRLQDVKKAIEFAKQQDDPDLWDDLLDYSMDKPSFIQGLLEEVGTAINPIKLVRRIPEGLEIQGLREGLKHIMKEHEIQYSISLGVARVLRSEVASAQNDLRSGQRKGIKFELVVQSTDHVDVQVRDVVHPPISAEEVEESFFKAPKAEQPGHSHEPSKPGHCAQCHEPFTEYEMETLVGFACGHVFHLSHLLEMLYPGKRQEADYGINSEESIRSGYRVGSKVTHARLLKDRIREGCPVCTHGAEVPA, from the exons ATGACGGGCGCATCCGACTCCGATCGCGATCCTCCCACCGCCGCGCAAAAGGGAAAGGGACCTGAGGTTGCCGAGAATGGCGGCACTTCCGTCAACGCCCCTGGGGAAACTGCTGCGGAGACGGCTGGCAAGGAGACCGGAGGCGGTGACTCCGCCAGTCgtgacgatgaggaggaagaggaggaggaaagcgatgaggacgacgatgatgacgatgaggaagatgaagatgacgacgaggacgatgaggacgaggagcctAGACTCAAGTACGCCCGTCTCACACAACACCTGGGCCCCATCTACCGCAATGGTGATGCTACGAGCTCGTTCCTTGTTGCTGGTGATAAGATG ATCATAGGGACACACAACGGCAACATCCACGTGATCCAACTACCCATGTTCCAGTCCCTCCGAGTTTACCACGCCCACTCTGCCTCCATCACCAGTATCTCCATCTCTCCTAATCCGCCCCCcctgccgacggcgaggtccgAAGCCGTTCAAAGGTTGGCAGCCGAAGCTGCAGAGAATGTAGCAAAGCAGCGTCCAGCTTCCCGCCAGTCAGGCAGCTCGCCAGCCGCTGCATCGAGACGGCCCAAGGAGCCTTCGCCAGTCCCAAACACCCCTTCGAACAACGTCCACATAGCCACCTCGTCAATGGATGGCAACGTTTGCGTCTTCTCCCTCGTAGACACGAAAGATGTTCAGTTACGCAACTTCGCCCGCCCAGTACAAGCCGTAGCCCTGTCCCCTGACTACAAGAACGATCGAACCTATCTTTCTGGTGGACTTGCCGGCCAACTCATCCTCACTTCCGGCGGGCAAGCCGGTCGAAGTACCTCAACGACTGTAGGCACCGCGGCCGCTACGGCGTCTGGATGGCTGGGCAGTATGGGCTTAGGAACGAACACAGGCAAGGATACCATTTTGCATTCCGGCGAAGGCACCATCAACACTATCAAATGGTCCTTGTCGGGTAAATACGTGGTCTGGCTCAACGAGCACGGCGTAAAGATTATGCGCTCCAAGCTTCACCTCGAGagtgccgacgccgatgatgccTGGAAGCGAATCGGGCACGTGGATCGCCCCCAAACAGACGAGTGGGAGACCATGGCCAGCGTCTGGAAAGGCCGCGCCGAATGGATTGACGAGCAGGCAGTCGAGACCGAAGATGGTGAGCCCGGAAGGGCAGACGTAGCTACAACACCAGCATCCGAGAGCTTGAAGCAACAATCAGTATCGAGTACGAAAAAGATCGAAAGGCTCCTTGTCGGCTGGGGCGGGACGATATGGATCATTCACGTCCATCCTGGCAGTGTTGGCACTGGGAAGCGAGCCGGCGAGAAGTCCATTGGCCGCGCCGAAATAGCGAAGCA CCTTCGCATGGATTGCATCATTTCTGGAATTTCGTTATATACCCAAAACCTTCTCCTTGTATTAGCATATGTATTGccggacgatgacgacgatgacgataGCAaggacggtgacgacgacaaagTCACCAGGGGTCACAAGTCCAAGATCTCGTCGACTACAAGCGGGAGCGAGCCATCAGGCGGCATAAAGAGGCGTCAGAATAACCTTCCGCCTGAACTTCGGCTGATCGACCTCAAATCGCAAGCCGAGATCGACAAAGACGGCCTCAGCGTGAGCAGATATGAGAGGCTATCGTCGGGCGATTACCATCTCGGGGTGCTACCAGCGCAAAACGCGGCTTCCGCTGTGGCCTCGTCCAGGGGAGCTTTGGAAGCCATCACCGGCTTTGGCTCCGACATGTGGAATGCGGCCATCAATCCAAGGACGCTGTTCAGTTCGGGCGCAAGCATCAGGAGCGGGAACAGCGGAGATGGTGTCTCGAGCTCGCAGGTTCCGAGTTCCGCAAGTGGCGGCCGAAGGTCTGGGACACCGACTGTCCACCCCAACCTTGTCAAGCCCGGAGTCAAGATCTTCATACACAGCCCCTTTGACTTTATACTCGCAACAAAACGAGACCTTGGTGATCATCTGGGCTGGCTGTTGGAGCACCAGGAGTACCAAAAGGCATGGGAGTTGTTGGATGAGCATCCCGAGATTATGGCCTCTCCCCCAGAGAACCTTCATGAGCTTGTCCCGACAACGCCGGATAGGAACCAAAGTAGTCCAGACGATGTTCTGGACGATCCCTACGATACCTCGTCAGTCATGGGTTCCACGGGACTGGCGAGGCACCCGAACTCGTCAGCgcaaaaagagaagagacgCATTGGTGAGCTGTGGATACGAGAGCTAATCGAAGCCGGCAACTGGGCCGAGGCCGGTAAGGTCTGCGGCAAAGTGCTTGGATCCTCGGAGAGATGGGAGAAATGGGTCTGGACGTTTGCAGGTGCCGACAAGTTTGACGAGATCACAGACTACATTCCCTCTGAGCCAATGTATCCGCCTATCCCCGGTACCATCTACGAAGTCGTCCTGAACCACTACATACAAGTGGACAAGCTCCGCTTCAGAGAATTGCTGGACCGCTGGTCAACCGATCTCTTTGATATCAAGACAGTCACCACTGCGCTGGAGAACCAGCTCAAATACCGCAACGTCCGCGAGGACAGCGTTGAGGGTGGCGAAAAGGGCCGCGACTGGAAGATTGTCATGGAGTCGCTGGCGCGGCTACACGAGGCGAACGGCCGTTTTCGAGAGTCGCTCAAATGCTACATCAAGCTCCAAGACGCAGACTCGGCGTTCAGGCTGATTCGCGACAACCACCTGGCTGAGGCGGTCACGGACGACATTCCTGGGTTCATCGGATTGCGAGTACCCAACAACAAGCGCGAGTTTCTCCGGGAGGCCGACCTGGAAGCGGCTACGTCAGAAGCCATCACGCTGCTGGTTGACGAGGCGCAGCATGGTCTCGTCAAGCCATCGGCGGTTGTGTCGCAGCTTCAAGAACAAGATCTGATGCTTTACCTGTTCTTTTACCTCCGTGCCCTGTACAAGGGTGAGGGTCTTGAGGAGCACTCTGGCGAGAACCGAGACAGGCTATTGATGGACAGCCAGTCGCAGGTCGACGAATTCGCCGATCTTGCTGTTGAACTGTTTGCCAAGTGGGAGCAACCGCTCTTGATGAGCTTTCTGAAGTCGTCAACTTCATacaagttcgagaag GCCGTGCAAGAGTGCGAAAAGTACAAGTACTACGACGAACTGGTTCATCTATATTCCAAGACGGGAGAGATGAAGCGTGCTCTCTATCTCATCATCGACCGGCTGCAAGACGTGAAGAAAGCGATTGAGTTCGCAAAGCAACAGGACGACCCCGATCTCTGGGACGACTTGCTCGACTATAGCATGGACAAGCCGAGCTTCATTCAGGGActcctcgaggaggtcggGACGGCCATCAATCCAATCAAGCTCGTCCGCCGCATCCCGGAAGGACTGGAGATACAAGGGTTGAGGGAGGGATTGAAGCACATAATGAAGGAACACGAGATCCAGTACAGTATCAGCTTAGGCGTCGCGCGAGTGCTTCGAAGCGAAGTGGCCTCAGCGCAGAACGACCTCCGCAGCGGGCAACGCAAGGGCATCAAGTTTGAGTTGGTCGTCCAGTCTACGGACCATGTGGACGTGCAGGTTCGGGACGTGGTGCACCCGCCCATCAGTGCAGAGGAAGTGGAGGAGAGCTTCTTCAAGGCGCCCAAGGCCGAGCAGCCGGGCCACAGCCACGAGCCATCGAAGCCGGGCCACTGTGCGCAGTGCCACGAGCCCTTCACGGAGTACGAGATGGAGACACTGGTCGGTTTCGCCTGCGGGCACGTCTTCCATCTGTCCCACCTGCTGGAGATGCTGTACCCCGGCAAGAGACAGGAAGCCGACTACGGGATCAACAGCGAGGAATCCATTCGTAGCGGGTACCGGGTCGGGTCCAAGGTCACCCACGCGCGCCTACTGAAGGATCGGATACGGGAGGGATGTCCTGTATGCACCCACGGGGCTGAGGTGCCGGCGTAA